The Triticum dicoccoides isolate Atlit2015 ecotype Zavitan chromosome 6A, WEW_v2.0, whole genome shotgun sequence genome has a window encoding:
- the LOC119314331 gene encoding uncharacterized protein LOC119314331, protein MSWLQYAATRRQRAATACLFLTGAALIAAAARLSYANIEPQRAKAAQRRKVLEDFIARKRAAVAGPGAEAGAGSHPQPDAPKT, encoded by the coding sequence ATGTCGTGGCTGCAGTACGCGGCGACCCGGAGGCAGCGCGCCGCCACGGCCTGCCTCTTCCTCACCGGCGCCGcgctcatcgccgccgccgcgcgcctctcCTACGCCAACATCGAGCCCCAGCGCGCCAAGGCCGCCCAGCGCCGCAAGGTCCTCGAGGACTTCATCGCCCGCAAGCGCGCAGCCGTGGCCGGACCCGGAGCCGAAGCCGGAGCAGGCTCCCACCCCCAGCCAGATGCCCCCAAAACCTAG